The window GCGCGAAAGCGAGGCCACGGGCATCCCGTCGCTGAAGATCAGCTACAACAACGTCTTCGGTTACTATATCGAGGTCCGCAACGCCCACAAGGAGAAAGTCCCTGCGACGTGGATTCGCAAGCAGACCCTCGCCAATGCCGAACGTTACATCACCGAGGAGCTCAAGGAGTACGAGGAGAAGATCCTCGGCGCCGAAGAGAAGATGCTCGTGCTCGAACAGCGCATCTATGCCGAGATCATGGCGTTCATTTGCGGTTCGCTGGCACCGATGCTGCGCGACGCGGCCGTGGTGGCGCGCATCGACTGCCTGCAATCCTTCGCTCGGCTGGCCTGCGAGCGGCGTTACGTGCGTCCGGTGCTCGACGACGGCAAGCGCATCGACATCCGGCAGGGCCGCCACCCGGTGATCGAGACCCTGATGCCCGTGGGGGAGGAGTACATTCCCAACGACGTGATGCTCGACGACAAGCAGCAGCAGATCATGATGATAACCGGTCCCAACATGTCGGGTAAGTCGGCGTTGCTGCGTCAGACGGCGCTCATTATCCTGATGGCCCAGATGGGTTGTTACGTACCCGCGAAATCGGCCCATATCGGCGTCGTGGACAAGATTTTCACCCGCGTCGGGGCTTCGGACAACATCTCGCAGGGCGAATCGACCTTCATGGTCGAGATGCTCGAATCGGCCAGCATCCTGAACAACATCTCCGACCGCAGTATCGTGCTGCTGGACGAGATCGGGCGCGGAACCTCGACCTACGACGGCATTTCGATCGCCTGGGCGATGGTCGAGTATCTGCACAACCATCCGACGGCGCACGCCAAGACCCTCTTCGCCACGCACTACCACGAGTTGAACGAGATGGAGCAGATGTGCCCGCGGGTGAAGAACTACCACGTTTCGGTCAAGGAGATCGGCAACCAGATCGTCTTCCTGCGCAAGCTGGAGCGCGGCGGCACGGAACATTCGTTCGGTATTCACGTGGCCCGCATGGCCGGTATGCCGATGTCGGTCGTTTCGAGAGCCGACGAAATTCTGCGCAACCTCGAACTGGTCTACGGCAACAACGAGATCGTGCCGAGCCGCAGTCTGAAGGAGCGGGGACGCAAATCGGCGGCGCAGGCCGTGAAGGAGGCAGCCGAGAGCACCGGACCTCAGAACATGCAGTTGTCGATGTTCCAGCTGGACGACCCCGTGCTAGTGCAGATTCGCGATCAGATCAAGGGCCTCGACATTAATTCGCTGACACCGATCGAGGCATTGAACAAACTCAACGAAATCAAGAAGATAACCGGCATCTAACGAAGCGATGCTTGAGGTAGGATATGCAACGAGCCCCGGACTTCTCGAAAAGAGGTCCGGGGCTCGTTGTATGTCAAACAATCGCCGTATAAATGATAAACGAGCGGCAATATATACATTGCCGCTCGTTTATCGCTAAATTAGAAATCTATTTTTTCGTGTATGTCTCTTTGTTGTAATATTCATAGCTGTATTCCGGTTGTATTTTATGAGTGACTAAAACCAATACCGAGGATGATATATTTTCTACGGAATAAATATGCATATCCCCGGCATCCACATATTCAACGGCCAAAGTTCTGCCCGTCGTATTGTATTCCCATTTTATAAAGGCAGTCGAACTGTATTCTTCATCAGAATGTTCGTAATAGGTATACTTTCCCGTATTATCACAATTGAAAACATAAGTGGCATCGAAGTCATCCGATTTATTCCACTCTTCTTTATTATCTCCGCTTATTTCATATCCCTCCTGCTTGGTCAGTTCCCATTTTCCAACGAGAGCGCTTTTGTCATTGCAACCATTATCGTCAGATGAAGAACATGCTGACATAAAAACGGCGAGTACAATAAATAGTAATTTTTTCATATAAAATTCAGTTTTAATTTATGCTTCTATTTTTATAGCCCCAATCCGCTGTTGTAAGACAAATAAAAAGCGCGGGCTAAATTGCCATATCTGGTATCTGCGGTCTTGGACTACCTACATCCCCGAATAATGGAACAAAGCCCACGCAAAATGAATGCGTGAGCGTCGCTTTATTCCACGGGGATAATGTGAAAGTGTCCAAGTTTCAGATACCCGAAATGAGCTAACGCTTTTATTTATATGTCTTCTAAACTTTATCTATCCATAGGCATATTCAGATTTCACGTCAAAAGTACAAATTTTTCAATTCTGATATTTGTTTGTCGCCTTAGATCTTCAAAAAGAGATTATGTTAAAGACTGTTGTGTTATTCTATTCAGTCTCATCATCTCTTTATGGTCTCTTTTTTACATCCTCTCTAACAGCTCTATTTACGCTCGATCAGCGAGCGGATGTTCTGTATCAGCATCGTGACGGCCACCGAATTGAAGCCGCCTTCGGGAATGATGACATCGGCGTATTTCTTCGACGGCTCGACGAATTCGTCGTGCATCGGCTTCACGGTCGAGGTGTACTGCGTGATGACCGACTGCATCGTCCGTCCGCGTTCGCAGACATCGCGCAGAATACGCCGCGCCAGCCGGATGTCGGCATCGGTGTCCACATAAACCTTGATGTCCATCAGTTCGCGCAGCTCGCGGTTCTCGAAAATCAGGATGCCGTCAACGATAATCACCTTCGAGGGTTTCACGCAGACGGTTTCGCCGGTGCGGTCGTGGTCCACGAACGAGTAGACCGGATGTTCGATGGGCACGTTGTTTTTCAGCGCCTTGATATGCTCCACCAGCATCTCCGTGTCGAAAGCCTGCGGATGGTCGTAGTTGAGCTTTGTGCGCTCCTCGTAGGTGAGTTCCGGATGCGCCTTGTAATAGTAGTCGTGGCAGAGCGTCACAACGTCATCACCCACGAATGCCTCTTGCAACCGTTTGACGAGCGTTGACTTCCCCGAGCCTGTGCCACCGGCGACTCCGATTACCGTTACGTTCATTGTGTCAGAATTTTAGGCTAACTATATAAAGAAAAGGATCACCCATACGGGGCAATCCTTTTCCATGTTTGTCGCTTATGCGTCGATGTTCGCGTAGTGCGCGTTTTTCTCGATGAATTCGCGGCGGGGCGGAACCTCGTCGCCCATCAGCATCGAGAAGATGCGGTCGGCTTCGGCGGCGTTCTCGATGTTCACCTGACGCAGGATGCGCGTATCGGGATTCATCGTCGTCTCCCACAGCTGGTGGGCGTTCATCTCGCCGAGACCTTTGTAACGCTGTACGTGCGATCCCTTGCCGAATTCGGCCGTGATGTCGTCGCGCTCCTTCTCGGTCCAGCAGTAACGCTCCTGCTTGCCCTTCTTCACGAGGTAGAGCGGCGGGGTGGCGATATAGACGTGGCCGTTCTCGATCAGCTCCTTCATCT of the Alistipes senegalensis JC50 genome contains:
- the udk gene encoding uridine kinase; translation: MNVTVIGVAGGTGSGKSTLVKRLQEAFVGDDVVTLCHDYYYKAHPELTYEERTKLNYDHPQAFDTEMLVEHIKALKNNVPIEHPVYSFVDHDRTGETVCVKPSKVIIVDGILIFENRELRELMDIKVYVDTDADIRLARRILRDVCERGRTMQSVITQYTSTVKPMHDEFVEPSKKYADVIIPEGGFNSVAVTMLIQNIRSLIERK